gattggttggatccATATATTTGTCTGAGTCCGAATCAAGTTAATAGCGGgttaaaagcataaattgaatTAGCAAACTATAAAATGAATTGGTATAGATATTGATAATGTTCATAGATATTGAAAattggaattgaattagaaaTGTGATGAAATGTTGTTGATATGACCATTATGACATGGAAAGCATAGAAGTTGTAATAGATTTGATGAAATGTTACAATTATTTCTTGAGTAGCATATAACCTTATGATCTTACATTTATGTTTTTGTATGAATTATATTATgctttaataatcaaattataaaaatattattgagtTTATACTTAgcatatgattttatttttgtacGTAGATTAGGTGGTTTGTTCTAGCGAGCCTTAACTTTCAACATCCGTAAAAAATCTCAGACTCATTAACTTCGATGAATCTCTTTTATTTAAGTGTAGAACATGTAACTAAGTGTGTCGTTTTGTTAATTAGATATACCTTAagtgataagttaaattaagaaTGAATAAATTAATGTGAATTAtagaagtatatatataatgatgatAAAATCTTGGTAATGGTTGAAATTATGTGCTTGATATGATAAAATGTGTGTGAGTTGATATATATTAAGTAGGTAAGTAATGATGAGATTAGTGGACTCCTGTTGAGAATGAATGCGAAAAGAATGAGTAAATAACTTGCTAATGATGAGTATGAATTGGAAAGACTGGTATCGGACataatagccatgaaatagtcaTTTGTGGATGAAATGGGTATGTGCATAGAATGTTTTAATTTGGTCTGGAATATGAATGCTTAAATTTAGAGAAACATACTGGGAAATTGACCACTTCGGTAGGTTAGAATTTTAGTTGATTGTGAATTTGTAATTATGTGATTGGGATGCTTTTAGTTGATGTTCTACAAGTCTATAATGATGTTTAAGGGTACTAATTGAATGCTAAGTGATTTGTGCATGAAATAAACAGGATGTCAAATTGGTATtgatatttagaaaaatattgatACCAATTAATTAAGAAACAATACTTTCAAAAATGATATTGTTAAATAAACGTTTTGTTTTAAGAATTTCATTTTGAtagaatatcaaaataatatcgataattaaataaatattaataattttaaataattataaatacatattaacaCTCTTGTTTTTGTAAAACAAATGAAGTATTGACCCAATTAAATGATGATaccaattttaatttaaaatttcacaactAAGCCCATGTAGGTTCAATTTATTGCGTTTGTAATGTATGTGACTTCAtagttatataatttaaatataagtttGAATTAATTAGCAAAAGTGACTGCGACAATAAATGTGATATCACATTACTCAAATTTGACATTATTCAAATTTGATTTGAAACGATCAAGTCGGGTAATTAAGTAttataattttcaagtttaaattcGACTCGATTGATGACTCGAGCACGGTTCGATAATTACCAAACAGAGTACAATTTTTTTTGAGTCGAAATCAATTAGCTTGCAAACAccaatatttcatttcatttacccTCTACTCTGATcactaatatttattaaatttaaccaaaaaaaaccgGTTTTAGAAACATTGGTAGTCTCAATAGTAAATTCTAATCACTCTGAAGAGACTTCAATAAATGCAGAAAATATCTGACATGAAATGTTCACCGCCTAAAAGGATTTATTAATGGAAAAGCACCAAACAAGAAAATTTGAATCATTTGAGAATCTCCTGAAACAATCCATACAACAATTTTACAACCCAAATCTATGCTTTTCCAGGCATCTTAATTCCatatagtaaaaaaattactATGAGATCTACAAATATATACAACGAATCTAGTTATGTATAACATCTTGATTCTGACCccccaaaaaaagaaaacatcTTCAGTCAACCTAATCATGGTGAACCTCGGCCATGAAAGAATCGGAGCatggatatatgtatatgtatatctatacgaGCTAGattatgtacatatacatataacttaaATGGGTACATCAACTTGGAAACACTGCTAACCTGACAAAACTGTTCTGAGGTATGTGTCAAGGTACTCAGCTGGCTGACTCAGCCAGAAGCAGGGTATGCCACCAGCCGCACACAATGTTTTTTGGGCGACAACCCTCAATAGTAACTTGAGAGGGAGTACTGCGATCAATCACATCACCCAAGCCGAGCTGTTTCAGAAACAAAGAACTTAAGGTTTTTGTTTTACGAGTTAACAGAATGGCACCCGGACATCACAACATTGGAACAAAACAGAAGATGCACAAGTAAATCCAACTTTCGTTTTTCTTCAAGCACGGTGTCCGACATGACTCATTTAAACGACCCTCCAATACATTGAGAAACTTAAGAAAAAAATGGAACATATTGATTTCGGGTATTCCAATGTTATGATGTCCAGGCTACCGACTACCTTGATCACTGATCAGCGTGAGGATGATACCTGGCCATACTTGTTCCATCCCCAGCAGAATATTTTCCCATCCTCTTCAAGCAAAAGAAGCATATAGTCAACAGACGGGTacaaaataaaagatgaagatTTAGGAAAGTTCTCACCATGCATACCTGTAATTATGGCACTGTGACGAGCTCCGCACGATACAAATTTTACATGCGAATTCTCCAAACTTGGATCTTCCAAGAGCCTGGGGAGAGTCTGATTCTGAAATACAGATTTGAATAATTTATGTAGTGCTAAAAGTGGGGGAGTTAGCTGTATGTAAGAATCTAGGAATGGAAATACGGTGTTAACCTCGGCTTGATCACCACCAGTTCCCAATTGCCCAAACTGATTCCCCCCAAACGCGTACACATCACCATCAGCTGATATGCAAACTGTGTGCCACAGTCCTGCCGCAACAGACACTATCTTGATGCCCAGTAAGGAAGATACACTCGTCGGGCTTAATTCATCATCTGTACTTCCTTGCCCACACTTGAGAAAACAAGAAAATCGAAACAATTTAACTCCATATCACAATATATTAGAAGATAGaacaagcatatatcacaataaaATAGAGGAGAGAAATATTAGAAAAGGAATCAAGAAGAATATCCCTTATTAGATTGAACCTCATCTTCAACTTTACTGAGCCTTTTTCTCCACCAATTTCTACTTTACCTACATATTGATCCTGAAGAACAGTTAATTTGAGAAATTCCAATCATTGCACATGCCATTGGAAGAGTGAAATATATATTTCCAGCATACACACTTGTAACTTTAAAACGACTTAAGGCCATAACCAGAGGATCACCCTCAAGCATTTGAATGTATAATATAACGACCATGCATTTAACCAACGGAACAAATGGAGAAACATTAATGCACTACGTCCATATTAAAAATCAGATGGTGGATGGCACTTTATGAACCAGGCCTAAATGGAAACTTGAGTAGGCCTTCAACAACCACAGGAGAACTAGAGTGGAACAAGGGGATTATTCATAAGCTAATAAAGTACCTTAAAAAAGTATATTGATCAAGAACAGAGATGTGAATAATTTGTTACTGGATGGTGCAACTTATACCCAAACCATGAAATGAATACGATCTCGAAGAGAAAAAGGCCAGTGCTTATAACATTAATACTAAGTCTCCATTCCTTTTGGAATTTTTGGAATGCAATCTCACTTGTCAGCTTTTTATTCATTTCGGAATTATATAAAACCATGGCATGGTTTTTGGGCATGTATTCTGTGATGAGTGATCACTCAAATAAGATACAAAAATTATGTATCTCTTCTTTAACAAGAAAAGAAGTTGGCCAGCAGAATATTCAATGTGAAGTTCTATATTATGACCATGAGAACTAACCTGTCCATAGAGTCCCCAACCGAAAGTAAGTACTGCTCCAGCATCtgttaatggacaaattggttaATGCGGTAATagtatcaatatatttttaattttataaaaaaaactagaaTATACAAGCAAACCAGACACCAGATAAACAAAGATTCTCATTCCAAACAACATTCAAATCAATCACTGGTCATCCTGAGGTTTATTACAACTTCCTAACTCCATGGAGATCTTTAAGGTTGAACAATCTAACTAGTCACAGAGCATCCTAAGAGTCTTGAAGGGATGTTTTGTTCCAGAGTAATTAATTAGCCTTTAAACATGTCTTATTTCGTCTTTCTCTATTCTAGGACGGCAGTATCTCTTTAATAAAGTCAAATGAAGGTTGGATTGGGGAGAAACTGATCGGATTTTTTATCAAGAAAGTGAATTTCTCTCATGTAAAACTCTTTCTATttgttaatcataaaaaaaaatactttttttcatATTAGTTCATAAAGAGTATTTCATGAATTTTCCATTTCCATCCCAACCAAGTCTCAAGCTAttccttttaccaaaaataagaaaattttctttacaaCACTAATTCATATTTGCTTGTGTTTACACCTTTCTTCATTTAATGAAAAAAGTTCAATTTTCATTAACTTCTCCCTTGAACTTCTAGACATCTGTATTAGAATTTCACAACTTCATCTCCAGCAAATATAACCACTTCTATTccctaattgattttttttttttttacaaaccagTTCAACAAGTGAATGATCTAAGGCACACCTGTAATTACCGCACTGTGTCGTCCTCCACAGGCTATCCCCTTTACATAATTTCCAGGAACTCTAAAACCCTGCCCTTCAGAACACAAGCTACCTCGAGAACGTGCAGCAACACTATCTTTCCCAAAAGAAGATAGCTCAATGCAAGGGACAGGATGGGGCGAGGATACCATTCTTATCCTAGACCCCAAACCAAGTTGTCCCTCACCACCATAGCCCCAACCCCAGACCTGCCCGATATCTGAAATTTCAACAATAAGAAAGCATTTACAGATTGAAATGTCACATTATCTACGAATCTATACACAACTATCTTACTGCAGAAAATATACATGTTCTGACTCATTTCACTCATTAGTCAAGGAGAGAGACAAAGTACCTGATAATGCTAGAGTGTGGCGCCCACCAGCAGCTACAGTCACAATCCTGACTCCCGGGTTTAGAGCTACTAGACATGGCAATGCCGACACAGTTTCATCACCAGATGATGAGCTTTCAGCAGACTGTTTTGTTGAtgatattcttcttctttttgtacTTTCCTCTCCAACTCCTTTAGTATTGGTGGCAGAAAATGTTTCGCCACTTGATCTTGAGCTTTGAGAGTGAGGGCTCACTTCAAAAATTGTGAAATGAGTACAATACCAACAGGTAAACAGAATCAGTATGTAATCTTAACCCAAATGATATTTACCTTGCTCTGTCAATGAGTTCTGTCTTTCAAATACATCCTTCTCTAAACTAGTTCCAGTGGATGGATCACCAAATACCTTCCCTGAGGGAATACACTCTTTCCACCCCCATGTATAAACTTCGCCATTTTCTGTGAACAACAAAGTGAAATTGACTTATCAACAAAACTTAGGTTCCAATTAGCTGTTTGTTCTACTAGTTAAAGTTATAAAAACAAGTCAGATTTGATTaaacaaacatataaaattatgctTTATATTCGCTTTCATATCCAACTCTTTCCACCCCTACATATAAACTTCTCAATCATCTGTGAATAAATTTACTTCAGATACAGTTAGTTGTTTTTTGTTCAACTAATTAAAGTCCTAACAAACAAGTCAGATGCGATTAAACAAATAATCAAAACACCTAACATACAAAATTATGCTTTATGTTGGAAACAAAAACCCTATTTCGTATCCAAACgcatttttggctttttctttctCAATCAAATACCAAGTGATAAAAGCAACGGCCAAACCACCCATTAGTGAAACAAGTGAATAAAAGTGTAAGGACCAAGGAAGTCTTAGTGTTTACCTGTAACTGCAACACACTGTGCCCAACCAGCGGCTGCTTTTACTAGAGAAGCTTCGGTTGGAAGTGGAAATGGCTCTGGAATTTCCTGAAACAAGCAAATTAcagaaaagaaatatataaatttaatttgataaacaaaaataaaacccaacaaaaagaaaggagaaatataGATGGAAAAAGCTTTATATTACCCCATGCTTCCCTGATGTAACGTAGCTTTGACCTGAATCATCAGTTGAACCCCAAGTGATAAGCTTCCCTGAATctaaaattttaaggaaaaaagcACCATTAGTAGAATATAATGTTAGCTTCACAGAAGTTattgcataaaaaaattaatgttagcTTCACATAAGTTAttgcataaaaaaaattatcttatatgccaaaaataagaaaaatgaaagttttttaaaactaaatatattaaattgaaattcgGTTCACAGCTCTAATCATCTATTAACAATTTATTAACAAGTTGACATCCTTTTAACCTATAGAGAACAGAGACAGAGAGAGAAAACCAGTAGTTCAAAACCAGTAAATAAAAAGAGCAGGAAGGAACTCAACATAGCTAATTTGAGTCAAGTGAGTTGACTTCATGGCAAAACGAAAATGAAAACAACGAAAAAATCGAATTATAACGCCCAGTCCTTTTACATTTTCTTGCCAACCAGACAGATCAAAATGTACAACATCTAACAACCAGCCCAAAAGCCGCAATTACATtaccaataatttaaaatattttcataagaaataaaatttaaaatcaggGAAAGAAGGGGAGGAAAGCCAACGAGAAAGAGAGAGATAGGAAAAACAACCAGAAATGGCCATGGCGAATCCACAACCGCCACCGCATACGTCGGTCCAAGAATGGCCAATGGAATCCGGAATCCGCACAAGAACCGGCGATACAAGCGGAGCTCGTTGCGGTAACGCTCCAGGTAAATATCCCCACATGAAAACCACACGCTCTCTATTAACTACCTCCATTTTCAGTTCCTCGCTTTTTTTTCCTTCTCCGTTCATTTCAATAacagagaaggaaaagaaaggaaagcccaaaaaataaaaataaataaaactactaTTATTGTTggaaattattttttagtatattttcatttttttatttaattcatttcgGCCTTTCGGGAGTGTCGTTTAAGGGAGCCCTAATTTTGGGGCGAATAAAAGGCGGGGGCGTATCAATTTCGAGGGAAAGGGATGTGCCACGTAGGATGTTCACGTGGGATTATAACACGTGGTAACACATGAGCGCTAGATGTCCCGTTGATTTCTAGCCAGAAGTTAACGGAAGTTTCTGGAAGGTCACTTGACCTTTTTTTCTCTATTCCTCTTTGTGAAGTTGGCAGAGATGGCGTGGTTATGACGTGTTACTTTCAGATTTCTACAGATGTCAACTAATTATGAAGCCCAATGATTATAACAGGCCACGTTTCAACAATGAGGGATTGCTGAAAGTCTCCTGACACGTCAGCAACGGGAACATTTGGTTCTCAATAATGGTTTTATTTTATGGGGTTTGGTTTGTTGTTAACAAATTCTTGATATAAAgtaaattttagaaaaagaaatgatAGTAAGCTTATCTCAACCTATCTGAATCTATATTTTTACAcagaataatattaatatcaattgagataaaatttaatctaaatttttttattatttaacggAAAATGTATTcctacatttatttatatttgtttcttgataaataattttatcaataggATATAACTTTTAGGTCaatgaaaataaatttcatattcttataaattaaattttgaaaattgtaaatcatttttaggaaaaaaaaactcatttataagtaaatttagttttatataaaaattaatttgaatcaagtctaatattattatattagtactaactttttttattttaatttctaaaaaatttaaataatattaaatattataatgtttaattatttatatttaataatgcaataaattatttaatatattttaataataaatatatattatagcttataaatatttaataataaatgttttatagtataaaatatgaagttatataaatatgattttttttaaatcatgctTCACTTCATTTATCACTTCTAATTTTAATGTGTCACTATCCACTCgcatatatttaatatatgtaatttcaattaagttttaattagataatgtttttttattaagtttatgtgttatatcaattattataaaatattatcttattaaaaaataaatttcaattatcaAAAGGAAATGTtactataatattttttaacaaatatttatattgtgTTGTTTCACTAagaataacttttaaaaaatgatttcaaaaaaattgtcaaacgatagaaaatattttacacaaaatCATCCAAACGCTAGAAAATATCaacttttccaaaaatcatttttcagAATCCGTTTTTAATATAACAAACGCATCCAAAGTTTATATTTGCAATACCCTTATAATACTTTTCAAGAATTAAGCACCTCATGCCATCATAGATCTTCATGCCATGAATACTATAAATATGGAAGAGATATCTCTACAATTCCATTTAGGATAATCATCGTatcaaattcaatttcatttaagaATTTATACTTTTTAGGCTCACTAGCCCTCGAAGAGGTCATATCCAAATACTACTTTAACCTTTTCAAACCGTCGATTTAGCGACTCTCCTCACCCCACACAATGTAAACTACCTCTATCATACTATTTAGCATCTTATGTAACCTTAGTGTTATAACAATATTAAATAATCATTAGTTAATCAGgaacaaattaagtttaaaatttattataaaggTAATATATAcaacattttttctttttgtttctcatAAGAGGAGAAATATGAATATCCATAGATCGAACTGAAAACTGGATGTCAACCAAGTCTTCATTTTAGCGAAAGTCCTTTTCCATTATACCCCGAAACTTGGTTGattatattaaatattcttatagcATCGATGATAAAACATTATACTTGGAATAAATGaaacatttttttctcttatcCCTATCTAAACTACAACTGTTAGTGTGTGTGTGTGCGCGCGCACATGCACGTGTATGTGTTTGCTTTGTAAGTGGTAGCCATCACCCTTATCTAATTTTCTTCCCTTGCTAGGGGCCTTCACTATTCTCGCAATGAGTAGAACTGTCTAGAGTTTGGTGGAGGCTTACTTTCTTCCTCCATCCCTCTCTTTTATTCAACGTGGTGAATCCACCACCAATAGTAAGTTTATGCCTCATCTTGTTCGTATTCAACAACCCAGGTTCTCTATGTGCCTCTTTCGTTAAAGACAATTGTTGTTTAACCTTGATATGCTCTTCATAAATCCATCTTATAAGGATGGCTTTCCTTATGGTTGATCCCTTTGGGTATTGGTTCTTTTAGCTCACCTTTGGCCTTTTTcgattttttcatttattttcttcaaaATGGTCTCTTGCTTAGGTGTTCTTAGGAAACACCAATCGTTTAAGTCATCGtacttttttcaaaaaattggttGTTTCAAGCCTATTCTCCATGATGATTAAAGTGTTGGTCCTTTATTAAGCTTTGGTCATTCTTGTAAAGCCTTGACTTTTTTTTGTGAAgcttcgtttttttttttaatttttgcttgAGCTTTTGTAATGTAACACCCATTAGTCGACCTGATCATTGGGTTTGAGTACCAAGTGTCACAATTAAACCGCATTACTTAACAACCTTTCTAACTTGATTTATTTACAAAGTTAAAATACGCCATATTTTTAATCCACATTTACCATACATACAACTTTATTCCAATCTTGTAGATGACaacatgatttaaaatttaaacttcaaataaaattatgtattaaacAAGTATTAAGGTTCTTATAATCATTTTGCCTAACAGAGCATGCCTATGTAAATATAGTAACTTGgggcttaaaatttcaaaaaaagtacACTTATTGAACCCCGAGGCATAGCCTCTAAGGGTTTCCATCCATATGCATGATACAGCTACAACGCCTTTCGTGTAGGCTTGGTGATGTCTGGCTTGGTACTTCCACAAATCTTCAAGTCACTCTTTGGTTCTGCAGTTAAAGTAAAACACTCGTAAGTTCAACTGAACTTAATTAGAATCTATACAACAATATTGGTAAGTGACTTTTAAAGTCTCAagtaataaaaaagaataatatatataattgaacttCCTGACTTTCATAAGGGATTCATCAGTTTGACTGGCGCATACGACTCCCATATGTTCCTCTTGAACGAATCATTAGCAGACATATTGGGATGGATTTGGACACAATTAtactgtaatggcctaaattcaaagttatcagaacagtggtttcgtaaccacatatccgatttaaagagaaatttatttcaatatttttgcatgaaaattgatatgatagtaaaatcgtatgaaaatattgatagaaaaattttaccgatttagtggttagttagaaaaagaaattattgaagaaattgggtaaaaacaaggtatcgggacctatatcttgtaaaaccgagtcgaaaataattttataaatatttatgaaatgttagtaatgtggtattaaaatttcgttaggaaattttaatgtttgggtagttaattaaatgaaaaggactaaattgtaataggtgtaaaagttgctagaatgattaaatagcttaagagtctaatgagaaaggatttaaaagggaattagacccaaaatttatcaTGGCTGGAcagcaagggcatgaaatcagcagaaaaattgataaattaagggcaaaattagaatattgcaaattaactaaataaagctaggactaaataggaaatatctagatttctcttcatttctcttcaattaaagcagctaaaaacgccataggagggttctataagctggtatttcataatttttgcaccaagtgagttaatccttgcctttttcttgtaatttttgtgtttctaagacttttacaactaggtcctactattaaattcattagtttttgatttcatggatgaaattgaaagtcaccatggtttagtgctgtaattttatggtgaaatagaatgaaattaaagctttaatttgtttatgagatgattttattaggtaatttcaatagaaattgatttttaggacctaattgtgaaaatgcttggaattaaagtctattgctgaaattatgattcctaaaggttgtaaactagtttaaggtgatagaataaaattttaattgagaaaaattagctcaattgagaggctaattgaatagggacgaaattatcatttattaaaagcttaggggaaaatggtaataaacagcttgcactaaaacagtttagacagcagcagtagactaaatttgaaaaatcaccataaattgtagaaatcaatTTAGAAGATGAtcaaaatatgggattaaatcttattgagtctagtttctcataaaagaaataatgtaagcaatggatttgtaaattttgagatataatgaattttgtgagacaa
The sequence above is drawn from the Gossypium hirsutum isolate 1008001.06 chromosome A05, Gossypium_hirsutum_v2.1, whole genome shotgun sequence genome and encodes:
- the LOC107955138 gene encoding ultraviolet-B receptor UVR8 isoform X1 is translated as MNGEGKKSEELKMEVVNRERVVFMWGYLPGALPQRAPLVSPVLVRIPDSIGHSWTDVCGGGCGFAMAISDSGKLITWGSTDDSGQSYVTSGKHGEIPEPFPLPTEASLVKAAAGWAQCVAVTENGEVYTWGWKECIPSGKVFGDPSTGTSLEKDVFERQNSLTEQVSPHSQSSRSSGETFSATNTKGVGEESTKRRRISSTKQSAESSSSGDETVSALPCLVALNPGVRIVTVAAGGRHTLALSDIGQVWGWGYGGEGQLGLGSRIRMVSSPHPVPCIELSSFGKDSVAARSRGSLCSEGQGFRVPGNYVKGIACGGRHSAVITDAGAVLTFGWGLYGQCGQGSTDDELSPTSVSSLLGIKIVSVAAGLWHTVCISADGDVYAFGGNQFGQLGTGGDQAENQTLPRLLEDPSLENSHVKFVSCGARHSAIITEDGKIFCWGWNKYGQLGLGDVIDRSTPSQVTIEGCRPKNIVCGWWHTLLLAESAS
- the LOC107955138 gene encoding ultraviolet-B receptor UVR8 isoform X2; translated protein: MNGEGKKSEELKMEVVNRERVVFMWGYLPGALPQRAPLVSPVLVRIPDSIGHSWTDVCGGGCGFAMAISDSGKLITWGSTDDSGQSYVTSGKHGEIPEPFPLPTEASLVKAAAGWAQCVAVTENGEVYTWGWKECIPSGKVFGDPSTGTSLEKDVFERQNSLTEQVSPHSQSSRSSGETFSATNTKGVGEESTKRRRISSTKQSAESSSSGDETVSALPCLVALNPGVRIVTVAAGGRHTLALSDIGQVWGWGYGGEGQLGLGSRIRMVSSPHPVPCIELSSFGKDSVAARSRGSLCSEGQGFRVPGNYVKGIACGGRHSAVITDAGAVLTFGWGLYGQCGQGSTDDELSPTSVSSLLGIKIVSVAAGLWHTVCISADGDVYAFGGNQFGQLGTGGDQAETLPRLLEDPSLENSHVKFVSCGARHSAIITEDGKIFCWGWNKYGQLGLGDVIDRSTPSQVTIEGCRPKNIVCGWWHTLLLAESAS
- the LOC107955138 gene encoding RCC1 and BTB domain-containing protein 2 isoform X5 encodes the protein MNGEGKKSEELKMEVVNRERVVFMWGYLPGALPQRAPLVSPVLVRIPDSIGHSWTDVCGGGCGFAMAISDSGKLITWGSTDDSGQSYVTSGKHGEIPEPFPLPTEASLVKAAAGWAQCVAVTENGEVYTWGWKECIPSGKVFGDPSTGTSLEKDVFERQNSLTEQVSPHSQSSRSSGETFSATNTKGVGEESTKRRRISSTKQSAESSSSGDETVSALPCLVALNPGVRIVTVAAGGRHTLALSDIGQVWGWGYGGEGQLGLGSRIRMVSSPHPVPCIELSSFGKDSVAARSRGSLCSEGQGFRVPGNYVKGIACGGRHSAVITDAGAVLTFGWGLYGQDQYVGKVEIGGEKGSVKLKMRFNLIRDILLDSFSNISLLYFIVIYACSIF
- the LOC107955138 gene encoding ultraviolet-B receptor UVR8 isoform X3 encodes the protein MNGEGKKSEELKMEVVNRERVVFMWGYLPGALPQRAPLVSPVLVRIPDSIGHSWTDVCGGGCGFAMAISDSGKLITWGSTDDSGQSYVTSGKHGEIPEPFPLPTEASLVKAAAGWAQCVAVTENGEVYTWGWKECIPSGKVFGDPSTGTSLEKDVFERQNSLTEQVSPHSQSSRSSGETFSATNTKGVGEESTKRRRISSTKQSAESSSSGDETVSALPCLVALNPGVRIVTVAAGGRHTLALSDIGQVWGWGYGGEGQLGLGSRIRMVSSPHPVPCIELSSFGKDSVAARSRGSLCSEGQGFRVPGNYVKGIACGGRHSAVITDAGAVLTFGWGLYGQCGQGSTDDELSPTSVSSLLGIKIVSVAAGLWHTVCISADGDVYAFGGNQFGQLGTGGDQAEALGRSKFGEFACKICIVRSSSQCHNYRGWENILLGMEQVWPARLG
- the LOC107955138 gene encoding ultraviolet-B receptor UVR8 isoform X4 is translated as MNGEGKKSEELKMEVVNRERVVFMWGYLPGALPQRAPLVSPVLVRIPDSIGHSWTDVCGGGCGFAMAISDSGKLITWGSTDDSGQSYVTSGKHGEIPEPFPLPTEASLVKAAAGWAQCVAVTENGEVYTWGWKECIPSGKVFGDPSTGTSLEKDVFERQNSLTEQVSPHSQSSRSSGETFSATNTKGVGEESTKRRRISSTKQSAESSSSGDETVSALPCLVALNPGVRIVTVAAGGRHTLALSDAGAVLTFGWGLYGQCGQGSTDDELSPTSVSSLLGIKIVSVAAGLWHTVCISADGDVYAFGGNQFGQLGTGGDQAENQTLPRLLEDPSLENSHVKFVSCGARHSAIITEDGKIFCWGWNKYGQLGLGDVIDRSTPSQVTIEGCRPKNIVCGWWHTLLLAESAS